The following are from one region of the Nostoc cf. commune SO-36 genome:
- the recG gene encoding ATP-dependent DNA helicase RecG, whose protein sequence is MINEKPDWIRLHKALAIEAERGFTDLMGRQYRFSEFLSLTLGKFPTGLPQTERRRWQGLAVQFASYPHLALEERQHLVAETRRYLSQLQQEEQGSRGAEEQGRIYKSKTQNPKSPIVTEVSRRLAPKIDQKLSDLPEIGFKKADNLARLGLHTVRDLLFYYPRDHIDYARQVNIRELQAGETVTIVATVKRCNCFTSPKNQKLSILELVVKDNSGQIKIGRFYAGTRFSSRAWQESLKRRYAVGSILAACGLVKESKYGLTLDNPELEVLASPGDTIESLNIGRVVPIYGLTEGVVANTVRQAVITALPAAANLKDPLPSGLRQKYGLMELKDAIANIHFPSDSAALQVARRRLVFDEFFYLQLGLLQRQQQARAIQTSAILVPRGQLVEKFHEILPFQLTGAQQRVLNDILNDLQKPVPMNRLVQGDVGSGKTVVAVLAILAAIQSGYQAALMAPTEVLAEQHYRKLVSWFNLLHLPVELLTGSTKTAKRRQIHSQLGTGELPLLVGTHALIQDSVNFQQLGLVVIDEQHRFGVEQRARLQQKGEQPHVLTMTATPIPRTLALTIHGDLDVSQIDELPPGRQKIQTTVLSGQQRNHAYDLIRREIAQGRQVYVVLPLVEESEKLDLRSATEEHQKLQESVFPDFQVGLLHGRMSSADKDEAITKFRDNQTQILVSTTVVEVGVDVPNATVMLIENAERFGLSQLHQLRGRVGRGAAQSYCLLMSSSRNPDAQQRLKVLEQSQDGFFISEMDMRFRGPGQVLGTRQSGVPDFTLASLVEDEEVLLLARQAAEKIIEMDATLERWYLMKEELKYRYERLMGGAILT, encoded by the coding sequence ATGATTAATGAAAAACCAGATTGGATACGATTGCATAAAGCCTTGGCAATAGAAGCTGAACGTGGCTTTACAGACTTGATGGGCAGACAATACCGTTTCAGTGAGTTTCTGAGCCTAACTTTGGGCAAATTCCCAACAGGCTTACCCCAAACTGAACGCCGCCGTTGGCAAGGACTAGCGGTGCAATTTGCTAGTTATCCACATTTAGCACTGGAAGAAAGACAACATTTAGTAGCAGAGACTCGTAGGTATCTTTCGCAATTACAGCAAGAGGAGCAGGGGAGCAGAGGAGCAGAGGAGCAAGGGAGAATTTATAAATCCAAAACTCAAAATCCCAAATCTCCAATTGTTACTGAGGTAAGTCGGAGACTTGCACCGAAAATTGACCAAAAACTCAGCGATTTACCAGAGATAGGCTTTAAAAAAGCTGATAATTTGGCACGGCTTGGTTTACATACTGTCCGTGACTTGCTTTTCTACTATCCTCGTGACCACATTGATTATGCGCGTCAGGTGAATATCCGCGAGTTACAGGCGGGTGAGACGGTGACAATAGTGGCTACAGTGAAGCGTTGCAACTGCTTTACTAGCCCTAAAAATCAGAAATTATCAATTTTAGAGCTGGTAGTAAAAGATAATAGCGGTCAAATTAAAATTGGTCGTTTTTACGCAGGTACGCGCTTTAGTAGTCGCGCTTGGCAAGAAAGTTTAAAACGTCGTTATGCAGTAGGTAGTATTCTGGCGGCCTGTGGATTGGTGAAAGAAAGTAAATACGGCTTGACACTAGATAATCCAGAACTAGAGGTTTTGGCAAGTCCAGGAGATACGATTGAGTCGCTGAATATTGGGCGAGTAGTGCCAATTTATGGACTGACTGAAGGCGTGGTGGCGAATACAGTGCGACAGGCGGTAATTACTGCTTTGCCTGCTGCGGCTAACCTGAAAGACCCTCTGCCAAGTGGTTTACGACAGAAGTATGGTTTGATGGAATTGAAAGATGCGATCGCTAATATCCATTTTCCCAGTGATAGCGCCGCTCTACAAGTTGCCCGTCGTCGCCTTGTTTTTGATGAATTTTTCTATCTACAACTTGGTTTACTGCAACGTCAACAGCAAGCAAGAGCGATTCAAACCAGCGCCATCCTTGTCCCACGCGGTCAACTTGTAGAGAAATTCCACGAAATATTACCTTTTCAACTTACTGGCGCACAGCAACGAGTTCTCAACGACATCCTCAACGATTTACAAAAACCTGTGCCAATGAATCGTTTGGTGCAAGGCGATGTTGGTTCTGGTAAAACGGTTGTCGCCGTGTTAGCTATCCTCGCAGCAATTCAATCTGGCTACCAAGCGGCACTGATGGCTCCCACAGAAGTTTTGGCAGAACAACATTATCGTAAGTTGGTTAGTTGGTTTAACCTCCTACATTTACCAGTGGAATTACTGACAGGTTCCACTAAAACTGCTAAACGAAGACAAATACATTCTCAGTTAGGGACTGGTGAATTGCCCCTGTTAGTGGGAACTCATGCCTTGATTCAAGACTCTGTAAACTTTCAGCAACTGGGATTAGTGGTGATAGATGAACAACATCGTTTTGGGGTAGAACAACGGGCGCGTTTGCAGCAAAAAGGCGAGCAACCCCATGTGTTAACTATGACAGCCACCCCGATTCCCAGAACCTTAGCACTGACGATACACGGGGATTTGGATGTAAGTCAGATTGATGAGTTACCACCAGGACGGCAAAAGATTCAGACAACAGTATTGTCAGGACAGCAACGCAACCATGCTTACGACCTGATCCGCCGAGAAATTGCTCAAGGTAGACAAGTTTATGTGGTTTTACCCTTGGTAGAAGAATCAGAAAAGCTGGATCTGCGATCGGCAACAGAGGAGCATCAAAAGCTACAAGAAAGTGTTTTTCCCGATTTTCAAGTAGGGCTACTACATGGTCGCATGAGTTCAGCCGATAAGGATGAAGCAATTACTAAATTCCGCGATAACCAAACGCAGATTTTGGTTTCTACTACAGTTGTTGAAGTGGGTGTAGACGTACCCAATGCGACAGTAATGCTCATTGAAAATGCAGAGCGATTTGGCTTATCACAACTACACCAACTGCGGGGGCGTGTTGGTCGTGGCGCAGCTCAGTCTTACTGTCTGTTGATGAGCAGTTCTAGGAATCCTGATGCTCAACAACGGTTGAAGGTATTGGAACAATCTCAGGATGGTTTTTTCATCTCTGAAATGGATATGCGTTTTCGCGGCCCAGGGCAAGTACTGGGAACTCGCCAATCTGGAGTGCCAGATTTTACCTTAGCAAGTTTGGTTGAAGATGAGGAAGTTTTACTTTTAGCACGACAAGCAGCAGAGAAAATAATAGAGATGGATGCAACTTTAGAGCGTTGGTATTTGATGAAAGAAGAGTTGAAATATCGGTATGAGCGGTTGATGGGTGGGGCGATTTTGACATAA
- a CDS encoding iron uptake porin has translation MLAWLLIAGVNGVAQKALAQEYINTEITQQLGVKGDNIIPSSLSLEEPMAQVTSVSQLKDVQPNDWAFQALQSLVERYGCIAGYPDSSYRGNRALTRYEFAAGVNACLDRVNELIATATSDLATREDLAILQKLQSEFAPELATLRGRVDSLEAKTTEIEANQFSTTTKLSGLLIVGIQGRTNNRGDVNPRDGQKDTDDAGTNTNVLSLAQLYLTSQITPTSYLFTGLIDGRGKTTPRFTNSVSRNDVLLGYEFPTDSLIVSDLNFHWLVTDNLAVMVGTEGVSMPAAFRGPNRVESAATGPLSYFAQRNPILNMGYGHGGIAIDWQFAKRASLQAIYTSYLPGNPGKNSGLFDGTTTTGVQLLLTPTDTLDLSLYYVNNYSSDGCLLTFVGDECLTAVNTTTGKSAPLQTNAIGATVTWQISPYISAGAWGGYTKSYIPGLSGHVETTNYMVFLNFPDLFARGNLGGIYVGQPPKITSSDLPIGNNVPDFVNTGLGRAGGQPGTTTQIEAFYRFQLTDNISITPGVIHILQPGNTPDSDSVTVGILRSTFSF, from the coding sequence ATGCTTGCATGGTTACTAATTGCGGGAGTAAATGGAGTTGCACAAAAAGCACTAGCACAAGAGTACATAAATACAGAAATTACTCAGCAGTTAGGAGTTAAGGGCGATAATATTATTCCCTCATCTCTCTCCCTAGAAGAACCGATGGCGCAAGTTACATCGGTTTCTCAACTCAAGGACGTACAACCCAACGATTGGGCATTCCAAGCATTGCAGTCTTTGGTAGAACGCTATGGTTGTATAGCTGGCTATCCAGATAGCAGCTATCGCGGTAATCGCGCCTTAACTCGGTACGAATTTGCTGCGGGTGTGAATGCTTGTTTAGATAGAGTTAACGAATTAATTGCTACAGCCACCAGCGATTTAGCCACCCGCGAAGATTTAGCAATATTACAAAAATTGCAGTCAGAATTTGCCCCAGAATTAGCAACTTTGCGGGGTCGTGTCGATAGCTTAGAAGCCAAAACGACTGAAATTGAAGCCAATCAATTCTCAACCACAACCAAACTCAGTGGACTACTGATAGTTGGCATTCAAGGACGGACTAACAATCGTGGTGATGTTAACCCTAGAGATGGACAAAAAGATACGGATGATGCAGGGACAAACACTAATGTCCTATCACTGGCGCAACTGTATTTAACTAGCCAAATCACTCCTACTAGTTACTTGTTTACAGGTCTTATAGATGGTAGAGGAAAAACTACACCTAGATTTACCAATAGTGTTTCCCGAAATGATGTTTTACTTGGCTACGAATTTCCTACAGATAGCTTGATTGTAAGTGACCTCAATTTTCATTGGTTGGTGACAGATAACTTAGCAGTAATGGTGGGAACAGAAGGCGTAAGTATGCCAGCTGCTTTCCGAGGCCCCAATCGGGTAGAAAGTGCTGCAACTGGGCCATTGTCTTATTTTGCCCAAAGAAACCCAATTTTAAATATGGGATATGGTCACGGCGGTATAGCTATTGATTGGCAATTTGCTAAACGCGCTAGTTTACAGGCAATTTATACTAGTTATCTACCAGGAAACCCTGGTAAAAATAGCGGTTTATTTGATGGAACCACTACTACAGGTGTCCAATTGCTGCTGACACCAACCGATACTCTAGATTTAAGTTTGTATTACGTTAACAATTACTCTTCCGATGGCTGTTTACTAACCTTTGTTGGTGATGAATGCTTAACTGCGGTTAATACCACTACCGGGAAATCAGCACCCCTACAAACCAACGCCATAGGTGCGACTGTAACTTGGCAAATTTCTCCCTACATTAGCGCAGGTGCATGGGGTGGTTATACTAAATCTTATATTCCTGGGCTATCGGGACATGTAGAGACGACAAATTATATGGTGTTTCTGAATTTCCCCGACTTATTTGCTAGAGGAAATTTAGGGGGAATTTATGTCGGTCAACCTCCTAAAATCACCAGTAGCGACTTACCAATAGGGAATAATGTCCCTGATTTTGTTAATACTGGTTTAGGACGTGCAGGTGGACAACCAGGAACAACCACTCAAATTGAGGCATTTTATCGTTTTCAGCTAACAGATAATATCAGCATTACACCAGGAGTAATTCATATTTTACAACCTGGTAATACACCAGATAGTGACTCAGTTACCGTCGGCATTCTGCGAAGTACTTTTAGTTTTTAA
- a CDS encoding YihY/virulence factor BrkB family protein — MPKPRFFRFFRHLNWHTLKKTFARTTERRLLGLASEIAYIAILSLFPAILAILTAIGLLEESLQNTFNQLAVQLSQVLPEEALDLIRDFATTEITNSKNSGLFSLSFVLAIWTASGAVNTAMTALDQIHQIPSEKIRPFWKAKLVSLALTVGTMLLLMLASFLVFISDWLLAMVVNQNSSLIFLVHLWQLLRWPLALSIVATAFGFVYRYGPSQWNSGTPMMPGAILAAVFWAILSALFRMYVANFGNYNKVYGAVGAVIVLMLWLSMSAAVLLIGDQLNVTVGEDMRLKAQSPPREK; from the coding sequence ATGCCAAAGCCTCGCTTTTTCCGCTTCTTTCGCCACCTCAATTGGCACACGCTCAAAAAAACTTTTGCTAGGACAACGGAAAGGCGACTTTTGGGACTTGCCTCGGAAATCGCTTATATTGCGATACTATCGCTGTTTCCAGCAATTCTTGCTATCCTCACAGCCATTGGCTTATTAGAAGAATCTTTACAAAACACCTTTAATCAACTGGCGGTGCAACTAAGCCAAGTGCTACCTGAAGAAGCCCTGGATCTAATTCGTGATTTTGCCACTACAGAAATTACCAACTCCAAAAACAGTGGTTTGTTTTCTCTGAGCTTTGTATTAGCAATTTGGACTGCTTCTGGGGCGGTGAATACGGCTATGACAGCCCTCGACCAAATCCATCAAATTCCTTCAGAAAAGATACGCCCCTTTTGGAAAGCCAAGCTCGTTTCTCTGGCATTAACAGTTGGCACTATGTTGCTTTTGATGTTGGCTTCTTTCTTAGTGTTTATTAGTGATTGGCTATTGGCAATGGTAGTGAACCAAAATAGCTCTTTAATCTTCTTGGTGCATCTTTGGCAGTTGTTACGCTGGCCTTTAGCTTTAAGTATTGTTGCTACCGCCTTTGGCTTTGTCTATCGCTATGGGCCAAGCCAGTGGAACTCAGGCACACCAATGATGCCTGGAGCAATTTTAGCAGCTGTTTTTTGGGCAATATTATCTGCCCTATTTCGGATGTATGTGGCGAATTTTGGCAATTATAATAAAGTATATGGTGCTGTAGGGGCTGTGATAGTTTTAATGCTCTGGCTGTCAATGAGCGCTGCTGTTCTGTTAATCGGCGATCAGTTGAACGTGACTGTCGGCGAAGATATGCGCTTAAAAGCGCAGTCGCCACCTAGAGAAAAATAG
- a CDS encoding DUF4112 domain-containing protein → MPDSPPGFSMIEPDIKAPTLKRLRQLSRLLDNVITIPGTQIGFGLDPILGLIPIGGDFLGVMFSSYIILEAARLGVSRATLGKMVLNVIIDGLVGAVPVLGDFFDFAWRANTNNIKLLEDYLKFPSQQKSADRWFIFAVLVGLLLISIVLVALPVILIRILWNALTGG, encoded by the coding sequence ATGCCTGATTCTCCTCCTGGATTTTCAATGATTGAACCTGATATTAAAGCACCAACGTTGAAGCGCTTGCGCCAGTTAAGTCGGCTGCTGGATAATGTTATTACTATTCCTGGCACACAAATTGGTTTTGGACTAGATCCAATTTTAGGACTCATACCGATTGGTGGTGATTTTTTGGGAGTCATGTTTTCTAGCTACATCATCCTAGAAGCTGCGCGGCTAGGTGTATCTAGAGCCACTTTAGGTAAAATGGTTTTGAATGTGATTATTGATGGTTTGGTAGGCGCAGTCCCCGTTTTGGGAGACTTTTTTGATTTCGCCTGGAGAGCTAACACTAATAATATCAAGCTATTAGAAGACTATTTAAAGTTTCCCAGCCAGCAAAAGAGTGCAGACAGATGGTTTATATTTGCCGTTTTGGTTGGATTGTTGTTAATATCTATTGTTTTAGTAGCATTGCCCGTGATACTAATTAGAATTTTGTGGAACGCCTTAACAGGCGGTTAA
- a CDS encoding NAD-binding protein, which produces MKPRIIVCGLGRTGYKTFRLLRHQGAFVVGIHHQSIPGETSGDVIVGDLQAASTLTAAGIQQAHTLVIAGSKDALNLSIMMQARVLNPQIRIINRLYNTNLAERLDQSLPDHLSMSVVGLAAPVFTFAAMGNRAIGQIKLFQQTWPIHEEYIDENHFWRGRKLSELWEDRSRMMIYYLPVKGEMDLVSGVISGQEIQVGDRLIVGTQPRIRSHRRSLLRKLLKALTNFRQFQQHGRSVVVGAIVLFAVIAIATLTYMSAELSLSPVDALYFSVGMITGAGGNDKVVENAPNSIKLFTVVMMLVGAVVIGIWYAMLTDFVLGSRFKQFWDAARIPQRYHYIVCGLSGIGVRIVQQLHASGYEVVVVEPDSNNKHINTARELGIPVIQGDASFRTILKSSNIDSAAAVLAVTSNDATNLEIALKAKGLTPSIPVIVHYADPDFAGIAQHLFGFEAVLSPAELAAPAFAAAALGGRILGNGITADSLWVAFATVITPSHVFCGQWVKDVAMSGDCVPLYVETNNETLHGWDLLETNLCAGDVLYMTMPATRLYQLWRHEEVCESHV; this is translated from the coding sequence ATGAAACCCAGAATTATTGTTTGTGGCTTAGGACGTACCGGATATAAAACCTTTCGTCTGCTGAGACATCAGGGAGCCTTCGTTGTTGGCATTCATCACCAATCTATCCCTGGCGAAACATCAGGAGATGTGATTGTTGGCGATTTACAAGCAGCTTCTACCCTAACAGCAGCAGGAATTCAACAGGCACACACTTTAGTCATCGCTGGATCTAAAGATGCTCTGAATTTGTCTATTATGATGCAAGCACGGGTACTGAATCCCCAGATTCGGATTATCAACCGTTTGTATAATACAAATTTAGCGGAGCGCCTAGATCAAAGTTTGCCAGACCATTTGAGTATGAGTGTTGTCGGATTAGCAGCACCCGTATTCACCTTTGCAGCGATGGGAAACCGAGCGATCGGCCAAATCAAATTATTTCAGCAAACTTGGCCAATTCATGAAGAATACATCGATGAAAACCACTTCTGGAGGGGTCGAAAGCTGAGTGAATTGTGGGAAGATCGATCGCGGATGATGATTTATTACTTGCCAGTAAAAGGTGAGATGGATTTGGTGTCAGGTGTAATATCCGGGCAAGAGATACAAGTAGGCGATCGCTTAATTGTTGGCACTCAACCTCGCATCCGTTCTCACCGGAGATCATTACTGAGAAAACTGTTGAAAGCCCTCACCAATTTTAGGCAGTTTCAGCAACACGGGCGATCGGTAGTGGTGGGTGCTATTGTTTTATTTGCGGTTATTGCGATCGCTACACTCACTTATATGTCGGCTGAGTTGAGTTTGTCTCCTGTCGATGCTCTATATTTTTCTGTCGGCATGATTACCGGAGCCGGTGGTAACGACAAAGTAGTAGAAAATGCTCCTAACAGTATTAAGTTATTTACAGTTGTAATGATGCTGGTTGGAGCAGTGGTGATTGGTATTTGGTATGCCATGCTCACCGATTTTGTCTTAGGAAGCCGCTTTAAGCAATTTTGGGATGCCGCCCGAATTCCCCAACGATATCACTACATTGTCTGTGGCTTGAGTGGTATTGGAGTGAGAATTGTCCAGCAACTCCACGCTAGTGGATATGAAGTTGTAGTAGTTGAACCCGACTCCAACAATAAACATATCAACACCGCCCGCGAACTCGGTATTCCCGTCATTCAGGGCGATGCTAGTTTCCGCACAATACTCAAATCCAGCAATATAGACTCTGCCGCCGCAGTGCTTGCTGTTACTAGCAATGATGCCACCAATCTGGAAATTGCCCTCAAAGCCAAAGGCTTGACACCCAGCATTCCGGTGATTGTTCATTATGCGGATCCCGATTTTGCTGGCATAGCGCAACACCTATTTGGCTTCGAGGCTGTGCTGAGTCCGGCTGAATTGGCAGCCCCAGCTTTTGCCGCCGCCGCACTAGGGGGACGAATCCTCGGCAATGGCATTACAGCAGATAGTCTTTGGGTGGCTTTTGCAACTGTGATTACACCTTCACACGTTTTTTGCGGCCAGTGGGTAAAAGATGTAGCAATGTCTGGTGATTGTGTACCTTTATACGTAGAAACAAACAACGAAACCCTTCATGGCTGGGATTTGTTAGAAACTAACCTCTGTGCTGGCGATGTTTTATATATGACTATGCCCGCAACGCGACTATATCAATTGTGGCGGCATGAGGAAGTTTGCGAATCACACGTTTAA
- the rpmB gene encoding 50S ribosomal protein L28 yields the protein MSRRCELTGKKANNAFAVSHSHRRTKRLQHANLQDKRVWWEGGNRWVRLKLSTKAIKTLQINGLEAMAKKAGINLNHY from the coding sequence ATGTCCCGTCGCTGTGAACTAACTGGTAAAAAAGCAAATAACGCTTTTGCTGTTTCCCACTCCCACCGTCGTACTAAACGCCTTCAGCACGCTAATCTGCAAGACAAGCGGGTTTGGTGGGAAGGTGGAAATCGTTGGGTGAGATTAAAGCTATCAACCAAAGCAATCAAAACCTTACAAATTAATGGGTTAGAAGCAATGGCAAAAAAAGCTGGCATTAACCTAAATCATTACTAA
- the htpG gene encoding molecular chaperone HtpG, with amino-acid sequence MLEQGTISIHTENIFPIIKKSLYSDHQIFLRELVSNAVDAIQKLKMVSRAGDYAGDIGEPEIEIAIDKDKKTLSISDNGIGMTADEVKKYINQVAFSSAEEFIHKYEGKSDQPIIGHFGLGFYSSFMVAQKVEIDTLSYQEGAQAVHWTCDGSPAFTLEESSRTTRGTTIILSLQGEEEEFLESARIKNLVKTYCDFLPVPIKLDGEVINKQKAPWRESPSNLTQEDYLEFYRYLYPFQEEPLLWVHLNTDYPFIINGILYFPKMRPDVDVTKGQIKLFCNQVFVSDNCEEIIPQFLMPMRGVIDSTDIPLNVSRSALQGDRTVKRIGDYIAKKVGDRLKELFRDNREQYISAWKDLGTFVKFGVLNDEKFKKQIEDIIVFRTTAKLTEKPAAETPVVEVQSSDGDAWQDVTPSPSAENSAPSAPYTTLKEYLERNKERNENRVFYSTEEATQATYIELHKNQGLEVLFMDSFIDTHFINFLEREYQDVKFTRVDSDLDNTLLEQDKDKEIVDPKTNKTRSETIKELFEKSLNKPKLNIRTEALKSDDPQGTPPAIVLLPEILRRMREMNAMMMQQQTVEFPEDHVLLVNTAHPLIQNLANLNQGIIIQGNGESSTDQLVNLICQHVYDLALMSQKGFDAEGMKSFVERSNEVLTKLTEQASK; translated from the coding sequence ATGCTAGAACAAGGCACTATCAGTATTCATACTGAGAATATTTTCCCAATCATCAAGAAGTCGCTTTACTCAGATCATCAAATCTTCTTGCGGGAACTGGTATCCAACGCTGTAGACGCCATCCAAAAGCTAAAAATGGTATCCCGCGCCGGCGATTATGCTGGAGATATCGGCGAACCAGAAATTGAAATTGCCATTGACAAAGATAAGAAAACTCTATCCATCTCCGATAACGGTATCGGAATGACCGCAGATGAAGTTAAGAAATATATCAATCAAGTTGCCTTTTCTAGTGCTGAAGAATTTATTCATAAATACGAAGGCAAATCAGATCAACCGATAATCGGTCACTTCGGTCTTGGTTTCTACTCTTCCTTCATGGTGGCGCAAAAGGTAGAAATTGATACTTTATCTTATCAAGAAGGAGCGCAGGCGGTTCACTGGACTTGTGATGGTTCGCCAGCTTTCACTCTCGAAGAATCTTCCCGGACAACTCGCGGTACTACTATTATTCTCAGCCTGCAAGGGGAAGAAGAGGAATTTCTCGAATCAGCACGAATAAAAAATCTTGTCAAGACATACTGCGACTTTTTGCCAGTCCCAATTAAACTAGATGGCGAAGTAATAAATAAGCAAAAAGCACCGTGGCGAGAGTCTCCGAGTAATCTGACTCAAGAAGATTATTTAGAGTTTTACCGCTATCTCTATCCTTTTCAGGAAGAACCTTTGTTATGGGTACATCTAAATACTGACTATCCCTTTATCATCAACGGTATTCTGTATTTCCCGAAAATGAGGCCGGATGTCGATGTTACGAAAGGTCAGATCAAGCTATTCTGCAATCAAGTTTTTGTTAGCGATAACTGCGAAGAAATTATCCCGCAGTTTTTGATGCCGATGCGGGGTGTGATTGATAGTACCGATATTCCCCTGAACGTATCGCGGAGTGCCTTGCAAGGCGATCGCACCGTGAAGCGAATTGGTGATTATATTGCCAAAAAAGTAGGCGATCGCCTCAAAGAACTTTTCCGCGATAATCGTGAACAGTACATTAGCGCTTGGAAGGATCTTGGTACTTTTGTAAAATTCGGCGTTCTCAACGACGAGAAATTCAAAAAACAAATCGAAGATATCATCGTCTTCCGCACCACCGCCAAACTGACAGAAAAACCTGCGGCGGAAACTCCAGTGGTTGAAGTCCAATCTTCAGACGGGGATGCTTGGCAAGATGTCACTCCCTCACCCAGTGCAGAGAACTCAGCACCTAGCGCTCCCTATACTACGCTGAAAGAATATCTAGAACGCAACAAAGAACGCAACGAAAATCGGGTTTTCTACAGCACCGAGGAAGCAACCCAAGCTACATACATAGAACTGCACAAAAATCAAGGCTTGGAAGTCCTGTTTATGGACTCCTTTATCGATACCCACTTTATCAACTTCCTCGAACGGGAATATCAGGATGTCAAGTTTACGCGAGTAGACTCAGATTTAGACAATACTCTGCTGGAACAAGATAAAGATAAGGAAATTGTCGATCCCAAGACGAACAAAACCCGGAGTGAGACAATCAAAGAGTTATTTGAGAAATCCCTCAACAAACCCAAACTCAACATCCGTACCGAAGCGTTGAAATCAGACGATCCTCAAGGTACACCACCTGCGATCGTTCTTTTACCAGAGATTCTCCGCCGTATGCGGGAAATGAACGCTATGATGATGCAGCAGCAGACAGTAGAGTTTCCCGAAGATCACGTTTTGCTGGTGAATACTGCTCACCCGTTGATTCAAAATCTGGCAAATCTGAACCAAGGTATTATCATTCAAGGTAACGGTGAATCGTCTACAGATCAGTTAGTCAACTTGATTTGCCAACACGTCTACGATTTAGCGCTGATGTCTCAGAAAGGATTTGACGCTGAGGGAATGAAATCTTTCGTAGAGCGATCGAATGAGGTACTCACCAAGCTGACAGAACAAGCAAGTAAATAG
- a CDS encoding class I SAM-dependent methyltransferase encodes MQLITSLDIRNSEYLSKNRLISYHHQLRLIFSLGNQVKNVLEIGIFNSLLTDLLKNNGYNVSTADVDPNLKPEMILDLTTDFSLPKDKFDAIVLFQVLEHFPYEQSEEALKKLAIATKKFLVISIPYCTQYLSFQLKTSFSGRPRHLLLNMPKFWSTKPVCDEHYWEMGLKGYPKKRILNSVANAGLTVKQEFIDPTYPYHYFLVLEKNSSNTLDSSLN; translated from the coding sequence ATGCAACTCATCACCTCCTTAGATATTAGAAATTCGGAATATTTATCCAAAAATCGCCTCATCAGCTACCATCACCAGTTGCGTTTAATTTTTTCACTGGGTAATCAAGTAAAAAACGTTCTGGAAATTGGGATTTTTAATTCTCTGTTAACAGACCTATTAAAGAATAATGGATACAACGTCTCTACTGCTGATGTTGACCCCAACCTCAAGCCAGAAATGATTTTGGATTTAACTACAGATTTTTCCTTACCGAAAGATAAATTTGATGCTATTGTCCTGTTTCAAGTGCTAGAACATTTCCCCTACGAACAGTCAGAAGAAGCATTGAAAAAACTTGCCATTGCAACCAAGAAATTTTTAGTGATTTCGATTCCCTATTGCACCCAATACCTCTCGTTTCAGCTTAAAACCTCTTTCTCCGGCAGACCAAGGCATTTATTACTCAATATGCCAAAATTCTGGAGTACAAAGCCAGTCTGTGACGAACACTACTGGGAAATGGGTTTGAAAGGATATCCCAAAAAGCGGATTTTAAACTCTGTTGCCAACGCTGGGTTAACTGTCAAGCAAGAATTTATCGATCCTACTTATCCATACCACTATTTTTTGGTGTTAGAGAAGAATTCCAGCAATACATTAGACAGCAGTCTCAACTAG
- a CDS encoding fasciclin domain-containing protein, with protein sequence MANIVDTAANNGSFNTLVAAIQAAGLVDTLKGPGPFTVFAPTDEAFNKLPAGTVDALLKDIPKLKKILTYHVVSGKVLAADVVKLKTATTVEGSDVKIDASNGVKINDATVAAADVAADNGVIHVIDTVLIPA encoded by the coding sequence ATGGCCAATATAGTTGATACCGCCGCTAATAATGGTTCTTTCAACACACTAGTTGCAGCAATCCAAGCAGCCGGTCTAGTAGATACACTGAAAGGCCCCGGCCCATTTACCGTCTTCGCACCCACTGATGAAGCGTTTAACAAGCTTCCAGCAGGTACAGTAGACGCATTACTGAAAGATATTCCCAAGCTCAAGAAAATCTTGACCTATCATGTAGTCTCAGGAAAAGTATTAGCTGCTGATGTAGTTAAGCTGAAGACAGCTACAACAGTTGAAGGTTCAGATGTAAAAATTGACGCTTCTAATGGCGTTAAAATCAATGATGCAACTGTTGCAGCAGCAGATGTTGCTGCTGATAACGGCGTCATCCACGTAATTGACACAGTTTTGATTCCTGCATAA